The sequence CGTCGATGTTGCCCTGGCGCCGGTCGAGCATCGCGCCGATCTCGGTGCGTTCGGTCAGGCGCAGGCTGACGCCTTCGATCACCATGTCGAAGAACAGGTCCTTGCCCGAGCGGTCGGACACCAGAAACAGCACCTCGAAGGGCGACTCGCCGCGAAGGTAGACGGTGGAGCGTACCTCGTGCCAGGATTTCACGCGGCGTACGCCGTTCACCTCGATCTTGCCGCCGACGAATTCGTTGAAGCGCTTGCCGTACTTGCGGGCGATATAGCCACGGAAGGCATCGGTGAAGGCGCGCAATTGCGACGAGGAGGCACGGCGCGAATCCGCGCCCAGCGTGGAACGGGCGATGATGTTCACATCGGCATAGCGAGTGAAGATGCGTTCGAAATCGCGGATCATCGAGGACAGGGACCGGCCCGAGGCGATCACCTTGTTGATCTCGCTGACCACGCGGTCGACCAATTGCTTGGCCGCGGAATCAGTCAGCGCGAGCGACGGGGCGGGCATGGCCCCCATTGCGACCGCGGCCGCGCCTGCGGCGATCAGGTGACGGCGTGAAACATCATTCATCATAGGGGTCCTCATACGGGTCACTATAGGGGTCGTCATAAGGGTCGGCGTAACTGCCACCTTCGGTTCCGCCCAGTTCGAATCGGCGGTTCTGAAGATAAAGTGAACGGGCCTGTGCGTAACTGTCAGCACTTTCGTAGAGAATCGAGTCGATCGTATCGGAATACCGGCCTCGGTCACTCAGACGTGAAGACACCGATGCGGCTGTGCCATAATAGTTTTCCGGCTCGTCTATGGCGTAGGTGAGCGGGTTGGTGAACACATCCACCACCTTGCCCCATGTATCGCGCTCGGTCGACGGGCCGAGAAGGGGCAATTCCACATAGGCGCCTTCGCGCGCCCCCCAGACATGCAGGGTTTGGCCGAAATCGGCATCGGTCGCCTGGGGCATGCCCATTTCGCTGGCCGGGTCGAAGAAGCCACCCAGCCCGACGGTGGTATTGATCGCGAACCTGTAGAGGTCTTCGCTGGCGCCTTTCCCGTTGCCTTGCAGGATGTTGTTCACAATGGCCCCGGGGATCGACAGGTTGAAGGCGAAACGCCCGATCAGCGTTTCGATGTCGTCCGGCAAGAAATTGCTGTAGCCGCGCCCGGCGGGGCGGAGGATCGCGCGGTCGAGGCTTCGGTTGAACTCATGCACCTTGCGATTCTGCGACTCGTAGGGGTCGAAGGGTTCATCCACAGGATGCGAGGGCCCGGGGTTGGCACAGGCCGCGAGGAAAGAGCCCATGGCCAATATGGCAAGGGTCCGGAGGCCGGTTGCAAGGGAATTTGGCAGCATAACAGACAAGAGATTACCAAGATTATTTGAATACAGGTGCTTTACATAAACTATCACAGACCTTTGCCCAGAAGCAGGCCCTAGACAACCGTCATTCTGTGGCAGATCGGTGACAGGCCGCAGGTCCGCCCCCGGCGTTTCGCGATTAGCCGCAAAAGCGCCGGGCTTGGCCGCGTTTCGGGTTTCGTTTCCCAAATTGCGGCGCTAGCGTCCGGCCAGACAATCCATGTGGGAGGACAGATCATGGGAACCTTTGAATCGAAGCTGGCCGAAATGGGCGTGACCCTGCCAGATGCCCCGGCCCCGGCGGCGAATTACGTACCCTACGTGCAGGTGGGCGACATGCTTTATGTCTCCGGGCAGATTTCCAAGGATGGCGATACGCTGATCACCGGGAAACTGGGCGATGACATGGACACCGCGCAGGGGGCCGAGGCGGCCAAGGTTTGCGCGATTGCCCTGCTGGCACAGGTCAAGGCGGCCTGTGGTGGCGATCTGGACCGTTTGAAGCGCGTTGTGAAGCTGACCGGCTTCGTCAATTCCACCGCCGATTATGGTGAGCAGCCGCATGTGGTGAACGGGGCCTCGGACTTCATCGGCGAGGCCTTGGGCGAGACGGGCAAGCATTCGCGCTCGGCCGTGTCGGCGGCGGCGTTGCCGTTCGGCGTGGCGGTCGAGATCGAAGGGATTTTCCAGATCGGATGACCCGCCCCCTGCCCGACGCCTTTTGCCGCCTGCCGCTGGCGCACCGGGCCTTGCACGACAAGGCCGCGGGGCGGCCCGAAAACTCGCGCGCGGCGATTCTGGCTGCAATATCTGCTGGTTACGGGATCGAGATTGACGTGCAGCCCTCGAAGGAGGGCTGCGCGATGGTCTTTCACGACTATGACCTCAAGCGGCTGACCGGGGAGCGCGGCCCGATTCAGCAACGCGCGGCGCATGATCTTGGGCAGGTCGTTCTGCTGGGCGGCGACGAGGGCATTCCGACGCTGAACGAAGTGCTGGAGCTTGTCGGCGGCAAGGTCCCCCTCCTGATCGAGTTGAAAGACCAGAACGGCCAGATGGGCGTGACCGACGGACGACTGGAACAGGCCGTCGCACAAGGGGTACAGGGTTACGGTGGGCCGGTGGCGGTGATGTCCTTCAACCCCGAGATGGTGGCGCGGCTGGCCGAATTGATCCCGGAGGTTCCACGGGGCCTGACCACCGCGGGTTTCACACCCGAGGACTGGGGCCTGCTCAAGCCGCAGGTGCGCGAACGGTTGCGGACGATCCCGGATTTCGATCGCGTGGGTGCCTCTTTCATCAGCCATGATGTTAACGATTTGGACAATGTGCGGGTGGCCGAATTGAAGGGTCAGGGCGCGGATATCCTGTGCTGGACGGTGCGATCAGAGGCGCAGGAACGCATGGCGCGCGAGGTGGTCTGCAATATCACCTTCGAGGGCTATCTACCTGAATTTCCGGGTTGATTCCGTGGCCCGAGGCCACAAGTTAGCAGCATGGCCGAACAAGAGCTTTCCATAACCCTGCATGACAGCCTGTCGCGGATCGGCGCGGCGGATTGGGATGCCTGCGCCTGTCCCGAGGCTGCGGATCGGGGCCGGGCGCATGATCCGTTTACCACCTATCGGTTCCTGAAGGCGCTGGAAGACAGCGGGTCCGTCGGCCCCGGCACGGGCTGGACCCCGCATTACATGGTGGTCGAGATGGGCGGGCAGGTGATTGCCTGTGCGCCGCTTTACCTCAAGTCCCACAGCCAGGGGGAATATATCTTCGATCACAACTGGGCGCATGCCTATGAACGCGCGGGTGGGCGGTATTATCCGAAGTTGCAGATCGCCGTGCCCTTTACGCCGGTGACGGGCCGGCGGCTTCTGGTGACGCCGGGGCATGAGGCGGCAGGCCGCGCCGGGTTGATCCAAGGTGCGGTACAAGTGGCGGAAAACAATGGGCTTTCCTCGGTCCACGTGACCTTTTGCACCGGCGAGGAGGCCGAGGCGGGCGCACGGATGGGGATGATGGCGCGGGCCAGTCAACAGTATCATTGGAAAAACTGCGGGTATGAGAGTTTCGATGATTTTCTGGCAAAGCTGAGTTCGCGCAAGCGCAAGACGATCCGCAAGGAACGCAGGCAGGCGCAGGAATTTGGCGGGGACATCAAGCAGTTGAGCGGCGATCAGATCGAACCGCACCACTGGGATGCGATCTGGGAATTCTATCAGGACACCGGCGCGCGGAAATGGGGGATGCCCTATCTGACCCGACAATTCTTTGAAATCGCTCATGAATCCTTGCGCGATGACATCCTGTTGGTGCTGGCCGAGCGGGATGGGCAGGCCATTGCCGGGGCGATGAACCTGATTGGACGCGATGCCATTTATGGGCGATACTGGGGCTGTACCGAGCATCACCCCTGCCTGCATTTCGAGCTATGTTATTATCAGGCAATGGATTTTTCGATTGCGCAAGGCCTTGCCACGGTGGAGGCCGGGGCGCAGGGGGAACACAAACTGGCCCGGGGGT comes from Roseovarius bejariae and encodes:
- a CDS encoding glycerophosphodiester phosphodiesterase family protein produces the protein MTRPLPDAFCRLPLAHRALHDKAAGRPENSRAAILAAISAGYGIEIDVQPSKEGCAMVFHDYDLKRLTGERGPIQQRAAHDLGQVVLLGGDEGIPTLNEVLELVGGKVPLLIELKDQNGQMGVTDGRLEQAVAQGVQGYGGPVAVMSFNPEMVARLAELIPEVPRGLTTAGFTPEDWGLLKPQVRERLRTIPDFDRVGASFISHDVNDLDNVRVAELKGQGADILCWTVRSEAQERMAREVVCNITFEGYLPEFPG
- a CDS encoding GNAT family N-acetyltransferase, giving the protein MAEQELSITLHDSLSRIGAADWDACACPEAADRGRAHDPFTTYRFLKALEDSGSVGPGTGWTPHYMVVEMGGQVIACAPLYLKSHSQGEYIFDHNWAHAYERAGGRYYPKLQIAVPFTPVTGRRLLVTPGHEAAGRAGLIQGAVQVAENNGLSSVHVTFCTGEEAEAGARMGMMARASQQYHWKNCGYESFDDFLAKLSSRKRKTIRKERRQAQEFGGDIKQLSGDQIEPHHWDAIWEFYQDTGARKWGMPYLTRQFFEIAHESLRDDILLVLAERDGQAIAGAMNLIGRDAIYGRYWGCTEHHPCLHFELCYYQAMDFSIAQGLATVEAGAQGEHKLARGYLPVTTHSLHWMRDAGFADAVGQYLEAERAAVEEDIEILTKFGPFKRTEMEDHQ
- a CDS encoding MlaA family lipoprotein is translated as MGSFLAACANPGPSHPVDEPFDPYESQNRKVHEFNRSLDRAILRPAGRGYSNFLPDDIETLIGRFAFNLSIPGAIVNNILQGNGKGASEDLYRFAINTTVGLGGFFDPASEMGMPQATDADFGQTLHVWGAREGAYVELPLLGPSTERDTWGKVVDVFTNPLTYAIDEPENYYGTAASVSSRLSDRGRYSDTIDSILYESADSYAQARSLYLQNRRFELGGTEGGSYADPYDDPYSDPYEDPYDE
- a CDS encoding MlaC/ttg2D family ABC transporter substrate-binding protein, which codes for MMNDVSRRHLIAAGAAAVAMGAMPAPSLALTDSAAKQLVDRVVSEINKVIASGRSLSSMIRDFERIFTRYADVNIIARSTLGADSRRASSSQLRAFTDAFRGYIARKYGKRFNEFVGGKIEVNGVRRVKSWHEVRSTVYLRGESPFEVLFLVSDRSGKDLFFDMVIEGVSLRLTERTEIGAMLDRRQGNIDAMIQDLRKAG
- a CDS encoding RidA family protein, whose protein sequence is MGTFESKLAEMGVTLPDAPAPAANYVPYVQVGDMLYVSGQISKDGDTLITGKLGDDMDTAQGAEAAKVCAIALLAQVKAACGGDLDRLKRVVKLTGFVNSTADYGEQPHVVNGASDFIGEALGETGKHSRSAVSAAALPFGVAVEIEGIFQIG